Proteins encoded in a region of the Acomys russatus chromosome 14, mAcoRus1.1, whole genome shotgun sequence genome:
- the Pstpip1 gene encoding proline-serine-threonine phosphatase-interacting protein 1, translating into MCKDVEELLRQRAQAEERYGKELVQIARKAGGQTEINSLRTSFDSLKQQTENVGSAHIQLALALREELRSLEEFRERQKEQRKKYEAVMDRVQKNKLSLYKKTVESKKAYDQKCRDADDAEQAFERASANGHQKQVEKSQNKAKQCKESATEAERVYRQNIEQLERARTEWEQEHRTTCEAFQLQEFDRLTILRNALWVHCNQLSMQCVKDDELYEEVRLTLEGCNVDGDINGFIQSKSTGREPPAPVPYQNYYDREVTPMIGSPTVQPSCGVIKRFSGLLHGSPKTASSQAPAASTETLAPTPERNELVYAAIEVQTTQGNLNSSAQDYRALYDYTAQNSDELDISAGDILVVILEGEDGWWTVERNGQRGFVPGSYLEKL; encoded by the exons ATGtgcaaggatgtggaggagcTGCTCAGGCAGAG GGCCCAGGCGGAGGAGAGGTACGGGAAGGAGCTGGTGCAGATCGCACGCAAGGCTGGTGGCCAGACGGAGATCAA TTCCCTGAGGACCTCCTTTGACTCCCTGAAGCAGC AAACAGAAAACGTGGGCAGCGCACACATCcagctggccctggccctgcgcgAGGAGCTGCGGAGCCTGGAGGAGTTCCgtgagaggcagaaagaacagcGGAAGAag TATGAGGCCGTCATGGACCGTGTCCAGAAGAACAAGCTGTCTCTCTATAAGAAGACCGTGGAG TCCAAGAAGGCATACGACCAGAAGTGCAGGGATGCAGATGACGCCGAGCAGGCCTTCGAGCGTGCCAGTGCCAATGGCCACCAGAAGCAAGTAGAaaag agCCAGAACAAAGCCAAGCAGTGCAAGGAGTCAGCCACAGAGGCAG AGCGAGTGTACAGACAAAATATCGAACAGTTGGAGAGAGCGAGGACGGAATGGGAGCAGGAACACCGGACCACCTGTGAG GCCTTCCAGTTGCAGGAGTTTGACAGGCTGACCATCCTCCGCAATGCCCTGTGGGTACACTGCAACCAACTCTCCATGCAGTGTGTCAAGGATGATGAG CTCTATGAGGAAGTACGGCTGACACTGGAAGGCTGCAATGTGGACGGCGACATTAACGGCTTCATCCAGTCTAAGAGCACTGGCAGAGAGCCCCCGG CTCCAGTGCCTTATCAGAACTACTATGACCGGGAGGTCACCCCAATGATTGGCAGCCCTACCGTCCAGCCATCCTGCGGTGTGATAAAGAG GTTCTCTGGGCTGCTACATGGAAGTCCCAAGACCGCATCTTCTCAAGCTCCTGCTG CTTCCACAGAGACTCTGGCTCCCACTCCTGAGCGAAATGAGTTGGTCTATGCAGCCATCGAAGTGCAGACAACACAGGGGAACCTTAACTCATCGGCCCAGGACTACCGGGCGCTCTATGACTACACGGCACAG AATTCCGATGAGCTGGACATTTCTGCAGGAGACATTCTGGTGGTCATCCTGGAAGGAGAGGATGGCTGGTGGACAGTGGAGCGGAACGGACAGCGTGGCTTTGTCCCTGGGTCCTACCTGGAAAAGCTCTGA